The segment GACATAAGGGGCGTGGCTACCATTCAGGTCAACCCGTTCTTTGATTTGAGACTAATACCGCATAGACATCACGTCCTTAAGGTTATTACAGGCTTTATGTACACTCTAGGTAACCTTGACTTCATTGTTCAGGTTATATCAAAGGATGACATCTCGGAGGAATTCCCTGACGTCTTGTGGACAGCTGAAGGGGAGGACATATTTGTATCAGAGATGCACGTAGACAGAATTAGGTTGGAATCAGTTTTAAAGAAATTGAAGAACAGATCCATGGAGATTATACTCTCTACGAAGAGTCCCCTCTACGCTTTAGGATATTCAATCCCTTATGAGATATTTAGGAAGGGGATGTGGACTTACCCTAAAATTGAGGTGACGGTTAAAAAATGACGCCTTCTGTAACACAACTTCCTTAAACCGTTCATGGTCTAACTTTAAATCGAAAAGAAACAATTAGACTTTGATCCTTTTGATAGACTTTTCGGAATTTAGAGAGGAGATTCCTGCGGTTAAGGAGTTTGTTTACCTCAACCACGCAGCAGTCTCACCCACACCCATATTCGCCCTTATGGAGAGCTTTAGATACATTTACGGGATATCAAGTAAAGGGAGTCTACATGCTAACGTTATTGAAAACGACGATTTGCTGTCTTTGAGGGAAACTGTATCAAAGTTTATCAATTCCTCCCCTAATGAAATTTCGTTCGTACCTAACACTAGTTACGGCATCAATATGATCGTTCACGGCCTTAGACTAAATAGGGGCGACCTTATATTAACTAACAACCTTGAGTTTCCAGCAACTGTTTACCCCTTGTACAAGTTAACTCAAAGAGGGATTAAGGTAAAGATGATTAAATCTGGTCCAGCTGAGTTGGAGAGCTCTATATATAACGAAATAACCGACGACGTTAAGTTAGTTGTAATCAGTCACGTGAGTTTCAACACCGGTGTTAAACTAAACGTAAAGAGGATAGCTGAGAAGGCTAAGAGAGTCGGCTCCTTAGTTCTTGTAGACTCCATTCAGTCAGCAGGAGCGATGAAGATAGACGTTAAGGAGATGAACGTAGACTTTCTTGTGAGCGGAGGATATAAGTGGCTGATGTCGCCGCAGGGTTCGGGTTTCATGTTCGTTAGGGAAGGACTTATTGAAGATCCACCATTTTACGGTTGGAAAACTAGTTCAAGCTTCATGGATTTCGACCCTGAAAGATTCTCCCTTGAAAAGGGACCTAGAAGGTTTGAGATAGGAACCGTGGACGTCTCGTCTAACCTCGCTTTATGTAAGGTGATTGAAAGATTGACCCCATTAAGGGAAGACGTAGAGAGGAGGATCCTAGAGCTCTCGGCTCACGCTATAGATGAGGCAGAAGATAAGGGGTTGGAGGTAGTGACCCCTAAGGAGGCGAGAGCTGGTATAGTTGTGGTTAAAGTTAACGAACCGAAAAAGATCGCGGAGAAACTTCTAGCCAGGAAAATAGTGGTCTCTCCTAGGGGCGCCGGAATAAGGCTATCCTCACACTTCTATAATACTGAGGAGGAGATTTCAAAAGCTATTTCTGGGATTCGAGAAGCTTTGACTTGATTGCGTAATAGGCCTCCTCTATGTCTTCCATTATTCTTACTAGGTTTACGAAAATTAGTTCATCTACACCTGATCTATATATGCTGATAATATCAGAAAGCTCTTGGGCCAAGGGAGCCAAAATCACCCCCTTCCTGGCAAGGTTCCATATTAGATCCTCGTCTCTCCCATCAACCAAATTAGACCCTAAGATTGAAAGTTCGCTTAACATACCTTCTATCGCCTTTCTTACCTCCAACCTTACCTGTTCGTCAGCTAAGAAGCTCTCTTTGCTCATCTTGGACGCTCTTTCCAAGATCATGTAGTAATCCCGAAATCCCATGACAACTAATCTAATTACAAGGTTTATACTTTTAGCTTCTCAAGGCTCGTCTTAATCTTTTTATTCCTCTTGTGATCAATTACACAAGTTAAGATCAGGTTAGTTTCTGCTCTGATACTTGAGACTCTCCAAGTTAAAAACGTTATAAAAGGATATTAGCATTTTAAATCATGCTAGTCAATCTCTTAGGTAACTTATCCGAGAGGATAAGCACAAAGAGCCCTTCCTTTCTTCTCGTCATAGGCACCACTGACGTGAGCTTAATACCTGGCGTTACAATAGCAGGTGCTACTCCTGAACTAACTATGGTAACTCCGGCTGCAGACGCTGAGTACCTCATTACTGGAACGTGTAAGACGATTAAAGGTGTCCCAGTTACCCCGGACGGAATTCCCACTCCTGCAGTTTTAACCAGGGCTTCTCTATCCTTCTTGCGTGTTGACAAACTCATTGTGAACGCAGGGGCAAGGGTTAAGCCTCTGATATCTTTCGTGGACCTTCACGGTGAACCTGGAAGGGATATAAGGAAGGGTGGGGTTAGAAAGGAAGTCGGAGAGAGGATCATCCAAAACGCCATTCTACTAGCGGAGAGTCTATCCAGCCACGATCTCCTAATGATAGGTGAATCTATTCCCGCAGGTACCACTACGGCAGCTGCCGTGTTGACCGGATTGGGATTTGACGGCGTACAAATAGTCAGCTCTGCCTCACCTAACAATCCTAAAGACTTAAAGAGAACAATAGTAAACGAAGCGTTAGCACGAGCACCTTCCGACGTTAGAGAAAGGATATTCTGGCTATCTGATCCAGTCCTTTTAGCGGTTGCAGGGCTAGCGATTGGATTTAAAGGACAGGTTGTATTGGCAGGAGGAACTCAGATGACTGCCGTTGCGGCAATAATAAGAGAGCTCGCTCCAGAGAGGTTGAGGGATGTGGGGATAATGACCACTCGTTGGATAGTGAAGGACAGTTCGGCCAACATACTGAAAGTATCCAAAGAATTAGATATAAACTTATCCTACTCAGACATAGATCTTGGAAGAAGTAAGTATAACGGTTTAAGGGTTTACGAGAGAGGGATCGTGAAAGAGGGAGTTGGAGCAGGTGGAGCCCTAGGACTTGCCATGAACTCTGGAATAGGAGAAGATCAGCTGTTACAGAAGATAGAGAGGTTTTACTCCTATCTTATTAACAGCTAGACGATTTAGTGGATCATGAAGATTTTAGTGACCGATGAGGGAGAGGTAGCTAGGGAGATAGCTGCTGAGATTGAAGCAGAAGTTGTAGTTGGGGACTCCCCATATAGGGTCTCTCAGGAGAGACCTGACATCGTAATACACACTTACGAGACGCCGTATTACGAAGCTAACGTTGACAAAGCTAGAGCTTGGAACGTAAATACTTGGTTGGCAATAAACATAGCTAGAGCTGCCCATAGAGTTGGCGCTAAGAACGTTTATCTTTCGTCATCAATGATTTTTAACGGAAGGAGAGGATTCTATAAGGAAACATCAACGCCTGATCCTCTAAACTACTACGGTATAACCAAACTTGCAGGTGAGACTGGCATAGCTTCTTTGGGTAACTACCTAATCTTGAGGGTCGGTCTCCTTTTCTCCCTTTCCTTTAAGGGCTTGCTAAGCGGCTTACTTAAGAACCTAATATTAAGGGGAAAAGTAATTTGCAACAAGAACTTCTACTTTTCGGCCATCTCTACCAAAGAGTTAGGTAAAGTGATATCTCAGCTTCTGTTGAAAGAGGCGACTGGAGTAATAAACGTGGGGAACAGAATCAATCAGTGTGAGGCCTTTAAGGAGATAGCTAGTTATTTTCCTGGTCAAGTTATAGAAAGGGACGGGGAACATTTCGACCTTTCGCTAGATGACTGGCTGATCAGATCGTTCGGTATCAAGCTCTCATTTAAGAGAGATATAAAGGAGCTTTTGATCGTACCTCAAAAGAACGGACAGACCTTAAATCGATCTCTATCCAGTTTACTAAACCTGTGATTTAAACCCCAGACACATGACGCTTAAAGCGCTAACGTGTGATAAAGCTACAATTTTTTAATTGTAGACAGGTAAAACCCACTATGAGAACGGTTTTTGTAGATATGGGAGATACGTTAGTGAAATTCGTCCCAAGAATGCATGAAAGCGTTGCTAACGCCATGAGGGAACAGGGTATTGAAGTCACTGAAAAGGAAGTCTTTAGAGCCTTAATGAAACATATGGGCAAATCCAACTTCCCCCACCCAGATCACGATGGGCTGTCAAAACTAGACTTCGCAGACATATTTTATGAAATGGGGAGGCCAGTTGATCTTGAAGTTATAAAAAACCTCTCCTCAAGGAATTACTTATCAGATCGTTTTGAGCTTTACGATGACGCCATTCCATTCTTAAAAGAGTTGAAATCTAACAACGTTAAGGTTATTCTTGTTACTAACACTACCAGAAAGGTTCACACTATATTAAAAACCCTGGGGCTTTATCAATACTTAGATAGCGTGATAGCGTCCTGTGACGTGGGGGTCATGAAGCCCAACCCTAAGATTTTCTATCACGCTATGAAGGAGGCAGGAGACACTGGCGTTCACATCGGTGACGTATATGAGATAGATTATGTAGGAGCAAAGAGAGCGTATTTGGAACCGATTCTACTTGATCGCTTCGGCTTCTACGAGGAAATAAAGGAGAACAAGGTGAGCGATCTATATCAGGCTCTGGACTTACTAAAAGAAAAATTGAAATTTTGATGGAAAGCGTTCCTCCCCATCCTAAACCTAAATGGGAGTTAGAACAGTACTTAACACCTTCGTACATAGCTTCCACGATAGTTTGGACAGCTTACGTTAGGGGGGAGATAGAGAATAAAAGGGTGGCAGATTTAGGCTGTGGTACAGGAAGATTCTGCTTAGGTATATCCGCTTTAGGTGGACATTGCACTTGTGTGGACATAGATAGGGACTCGTTAGAGGTCGCTAAATCCACCCTCAGGACCATAGACGCTGAAGCTGAATTCGTAGAGGCTGACTGCAACAGTTTTAACGGGAGATTTGACACAGCGATACAGAATCCGCCCTTTGGGAATGCCGTAAGGGGGATTGATCTCAACTTCCTTAGGAAAGCCCTAGAGATTGCAAACACAGTGTACTCAATACACAGGAGTAACCCTAAATCTAGGGAAATTATAATCAGAGAAGCGAACTCTAAGGGATTCAAGGTCGAAACGATAGAGTTAGCCTTCCCCTTACTAGCGTATTACCCTTGGCATAGAGAAAAGGTCCATAAAATCCTAGTTGATATTTACTCTTTTAGAAAAGTTTCCTGAAAGGATCAGATCTAACAGTTCAGCCACACCTTCTCCATCTTCCTTCTCCGTGATGAAGTCAGCTTGCTCCTTTACTGACGAGAGAGCGTTACGAACAGCTACCTTAATGTCGGCTACTCTAAATAGGGCCTCATCGTTTTCTGCATCTCCCACGGCTATTATCTTTCCTTCGCTTTTAGACTCCTTAATAGCCTTAATTAGCCCTCTACCCTTATCTACACCTTCAGGCAAAATCATCGCGTCGCCCCTGTTCATTTCTACCCTTACGTTCCTTCCGAAATCTCTCGCTTCCTTCCACGAATTAACGTAAATTATAACTTCACCTAACGAATGCTTTACGCCGATCCTGTTAAGTTGCCTACTAATATCTTCCCTCAAGTCAAACCATCCCTCCGGCGCGTTGATGATTTTCCTTTCTCCAATTATTATCAAGGCTCCATTCTCTAAAACCCAGCCAGTTGGTCTCAGGTTCGGAGCTAGGACTTTTATGAACCTCTCCTCCCTCCCTGTAACTACGAAGAACTTAAAGAAATTAGAAAATTGGTTGATCTTAATGCTCAAATCATCCCTTAATTTAAAGGAATCCCTCTCGTGTGAGAGGGTTCTATCAAAGTCAGATGCCACAATCCACAAGGCTCTCATTCCAACTTGTAACCTAAGCTCTCTAATATGCTCTTCATAACTAATGCGTCCTCTTCCATCTTAGGGCTCTCGCATATCAACGTAATCGATATGTCTCTCTTAAGTAAGGTTTCTGCTAAGGGCCTAAAAGGAGGAGCGTTCTTGTCCACGGTCTCATGGACGTCTATAAATCTCCCCTTACTAAATTTCAGGGATTGAAAATGAGAATTGATGTGAGTTAAACGCAACTCTTTCTCAAGCCTACTCAATATCTCGTCGTAGTCTATTTTCCCTCCTTGTCGAGCGAAGGTGTGAGACCAATCTATGTAAGGGATGACGCCTTCGACCTCCTTCGAGATCCTTATAACTTCATCAATGGTGCCGAATGCGGTTTCCTTTGCCATGGTCTCCACACCTAACTTCACTCCGTCTATTCCGTTCTCCTTCATTTTGTCAATTATCTCGATTAGCGAGTCCTTAATCATGGAGTAACACTGCTCCTCAGAGAATCTCCCGTAATAGCCAGCATGTATGGCTATCGCATCGGCACCCATCTCATGAGCCCTCTCAACCGATTCGTAGATCCTCCTCTTAGAGGCCTCCACCTTGTCCCTTTCAGGAGAACAGAGATTGATGTAGTATGGAGCGTGAACGGATAGTCTCACTCCGTATTCCCTGGCAGCCTCGCCTAGCTCCCTTGAGGTCTTTAACGACATCTTCACACCTCTTACAAACTCAATCTCCATCGCGTTTAATTTGATTTTACTTATGAACTCTATAGCCTCCTTGCTTCCTTTACCCCTAAGCGAAATAGGTATACCGGCTGGTCCAAGATAGATGTTGACCATGTCCTAAAGAACCACCTCCTATTTATAAGATATTAACAAAGGGTTTCAAATCTGATGCCCATCTTAAGCTGTTAAGCGTAAATTAAATCTCGATAATAATTAAATTATATTTATTGTAGAGGTACCCTGTATTTCCTTGATTCCTAGAAATTTAGGCCCGTCAATTGTTACCTTCACCTTATGTCCAGGGCTCCTTCCTGGTCTGAGCGTCATTTCAATTAACCTACCTTCTCTGTTTACGATCAACCTGGCCTCCTTCACTTCTAGAGACCTAGAAGCTCCATTAACTCCTACTATCAAGTCTTGAGGCATTAGTCCTGCACTATCGGCCGGAGAGTTATCCTCTACGTAGACCACTCTATTACCCTCCAATATGACACCGAAATATTGGGACCCTTCATCAACTAATGAAACAGTAAGCTGCTCTTTTAGAAAATCAAGGATTATGGACGATGGGGAATAAATCATTTCCTCAAGCTCATCTATCCCCCTTGACTTGAGATATCTGTCTATATCGTGGAAGGTGTACCTCTCTGGTATGTTCCTGAATATTTCAAAAATACTCCCCCCTCTTTGCCTTAACTTAATATCTAAGAGCAGTCCTACCAATAGACCACCTTCATAATAAGATACCGAAGAGTTCAGAAAGTTCTCGTCCTGCCTATAATACTTGATCCAAGTTGTCCTTGAGGCTTCGGCTAAAGACGTTTTTTTCGCTCCTGGAAAAGTTAACTTAGATAAGGCGTTGGCGACGTATTTACCCGAATCGTCCGGATTTACGCTTCCCGTTTTGGTTGCAACGTACCATGCCACGTAGTCTGTTATACCCTCAGCGAACCAAAGTAACTCAGAGTAGCCCTCAGTCTCTAGATTTAACTCCATGTCTTTAGGTCTGAACTTCCTTACGTTCCATCTGTGGAAGTACTCGTGAGCTAAGAGTTGACTTAACTCGGATCTCTCCCAGTTAACCACAATGGCGGAGGAATCTAAATGTTCTATCCCTCCGTAGTTCCTATCTGACCTCCTGAAGAAAAATATATATCGTTCAGGCGATCCCATTTCATTATCTATCTCCCTTATTAAGGGTCTTATCTGCGAAACGTCTAGCTCATCAATTGTTGAGATTTCGTGATGATCGTCAATAACTATCCTCTTGAGATTAGGACTGGCTTGTATTGGAGAGTCTATGAAGGTTTCGTAATCGTCGGCACAAAAGTAATCTCCCTCTTTCTTTAAAGTGGTTGATATAGGCCAATCAATTAATATCTTGACACAATATCTTTCCTTTTTATCCTGAAATGGGAAAACGGCCGGAGGATTTATAAATAAATAGTCCTGAGTTGAGATTGCCTCTCTCTGATCTTTACTTGCTGCATACATCCTGTACTTAAAGTTCTCCTTAACGTAGAATTTGTTCTTCGAAACTCTCACTCCTTCGATATCAACTAAGTTACGCTCCAGTTCTCTGATTACGTACGAACCTGGTAAGTAAGTAGGAAACGTTACAAAGCCTTCTCTGCCCTCAGCCGAGACCTCAACGTATCTGGGTTTTGGAGTTACTTTGAAAATCACAATAGTAATGACTCTAGGCAAAATTAATGATTAATGTGGATCGCTGCATCCTAAAAATCTTAAATTAAAACGAGTTCTTAGATCATTTAGTGGAGACTATAGATCTCATCCTTCCCAGTTTATCCCTCAACAGCTCTAACAAGACTACAGTTAAGTCTTTATCTGAAAATTCATCTATAGATTTAGCTTTAATTTCTTGAACTAAATTAGAGACGATAGAATCTAAGGTTAAGGACATCAACAATCCGCCAAACTCCTTGACGTATGAGTTGAAGACCACGACTTTCTCAGTGCTATCGTCGCTGGCTTTCTTAGACGCTAAAGACGAAATGACGCTCCTAACGTTCGCTGCGGTTTCGTCCACGGCCTCAATTATTATCGGCTCAATTATCTTCTTGTACTCGTCCACTCCGGAAGAGAGGAAAGACACGGTATCGGCTATTAACGATGCCCTCTTCTTGAGGCTGTCTAATAGAGAGTTAGTTAGAGCGTCAAGGATTGCGTTCTTATCAGATTCGGGGACCTTATATGTCGCCTCTACGGTCCTCACTTCAGCCCCCACCTTTTGAGCCAAGTACTCTACAAGCGTTTTCGCATTAACGCCTACGCTTCTAAATTTAGCAGCTGCGAGCGGACATAGGGTAATTATGGTTCCGTACTTCTCTCCTATCGCTTTAGCCATCATGTCTGCCCTTTTCCCAACGTTCTTCTCTAACGTTGCGCCAGAACATCCCTCAATCTTCTTTACCTTAAATCCCTTCTCTCTAAGTCTCTTCAACACCTCGTCTGCGTAATCGCTTGAAAAGCACGCCACGTGAAGGTTTATCTCCTCTCCTCCTTCCATCTGAATAGATTTCAATAGTCTCAGCTCAATCGGGACTATTTCAAATCTCTGATTAAGGTTCACAAGCTTTGAGTACTCCTGATATCCTTCCTTGAACGTTTTGTAATCCTCAGGCGAAATTGTGATCAATTCCAAGACGTTAATGTTTTCTGAATTCTTTCTAATCTTTTCAATAAGTTCGTTTCCGTTACCGCTAATGTAGTCATTGAAACCGCTATCTAGTGACGTTCCGAATATCTTGACCTTAAGGCCTAGTCTCTTGAAAAGCTCCAACGCCGCAAACATTGTGGTTGGGTTATCAACCAAATATCTTCCAAACCATATCCCTATATCAGCTTGTTCCGATATTACCTCCTTATATTTATCAGGTATGGGTATCTCTACACTAGCCTCTTCAGGTATATTTCTAACTACCATGGAGCTGAGCCTTATCAACATGGAGGATATAGGTATCCTCGCGGGGCAAACGCCATCACATAGACCGCATTTGTGGCATCCTGAGATCTCCGCTATAGCGCTCTCTGGAACGTCTATCTTACCGTTGAGCTCAAAAGCAGATATCAAACCTTTGGTGAAATCAAACATACCCTTAGGGGCGTAAGGCCATTGTGGAATCAACTTATATTGCGGACAAACTGTAACGCACATGGCGCAATCTATACATTTTATTGCATAATCAGTGAACATATCAAGATATTTCTTAGTAACTTTATATCCTTCGATCTCACCACCTGGAGCGATCCTTTTAGCGAAGCCTATCCCAAACCTATATCTCATCGCTTCGTTCTGCTTCTTCACTATGTCTAATACTTCCTTAGCCCTATTCTTAGGCTCAAAGACCTTTCCAGGATTGAATATCTCGTTAGGATCCATTTCCTCCTTATACTTTTTCATCACCTCGTACCTGTCGATACCAACGTCCTGAAATACCTTGCCCATAGCCGTTAACCTGTTTTTGGCATACTTATGAACGAAAATGCCAACTGAAAGCATGGATCCTCCAACTTTTATGTACTGCTCCATCATCAGCGTGTTCTTAGCCAGCTCAAAAAGTATCTTCTTATCTACTGGAGTAAGCGAAACTTGAGTGAACGCGTTAACTAGGAGAGTCTCCCTTCTCTCCAGGTCTATATCCAGATCAAAACCTCCGTCAGGCGTAAGGTCCCCTAACTTACCTAAATTCTCCTGAATCCCGTCAACAAGGTCCTTTATCTTCGTGTAGTGAATCAATCCATGTTGATGGATTAGAAGCCCTTTTGTTCTCAGGGCCGCATTGACTCCATGATTAAAGGACCACCATCCAGTCCACTCTCCTTCAAAGGTCTTAGCTCCAGTGCTTTGAGCCACTCTATACAATTTAGGTTCAACAATTGAGGATACGTTTGAGGGGTACAAGACTACCATGTTCCATTTGTCTGGAGCTAATGAAGCCTTGAAATTTTGAGCGATATAACTCGAAATTGCAGGGCCTCTAACCTGAACGTGCCACGCTGGAATTGACTCCCTATAGAACTCGCCTATCCCTCTATAGGCCTGCTCAAAGTTATCGTAAGCTAACACCAGCGATTCGGTTGGGGCAAAAGGCCTCAGTCTAATCCCTGCCCTATATATCAGCCCTGTCGTACCCTCAGCTCCACAAACCAAGGCCAAGTCCTTGCCTTCCAGTCTGACTAGCTCCCCTTTAGGGTTCACCATATCAACGAAGGCTACGTTATCACATATGTAGCCGAATTGGTAAGATCCAACCCCCAAGGCATCTCCCGAAACTCCTCCCCCTACAGTTGAATCATAGGAGGAGGGAAAGGTCCTAAGCTGTAGGCCTCTGCCCTGCGCAGCTATATCAACTAACTTCCAGGTTGCTCCGGCCTCTGAGATCGCAACTTTAGTTGAGTCGTCTATCTCAACCTTATCCATTTTGGAGAAGTCTATCAGGATACCTCCGTCAGCCGGTATAGCGTTGCCATATCTATTAGTACCTCTACCATATGGCGTAATAGGAATGTTATATTTATTTGCAATTTTTACAATGTCAATTAAATCTTCCACATTTTTAGGATATACTACATAGTCAGGAATAATATTAATTTTTATTCCGGTCCACACTAGTTGTGGAACAAACCCCATGTCAGCGGTATGAGATAATCGCTCCACCAAAGAGTCGGAAAAGTTCTCCCCAAAACGTCCTTCCAGTTCCTCTCTTACACCCAATAACTCCACCTTAATTAATTTCTTTCTCTATGCTACTTTTGATATATTGACTTATAACTTTTTGCAAAGAGGTATAGTATGACTCTTCCTGCATTCTTCTTGGTACAAAATTAGAAAACATAGAGGGTAATATCTCCCAGCTAGGAATTATATGAACATGAGTGTGAAATATAACTTGGCCCGAGGTCCTACCAACGTTAGTTAAAAGTCTCACTCCCTCTGCGTTTAGGACCTCCTTTATTGACCTCGCGATGAAAACTGTCTTTTCAATCAGATGAGGGAGTAAAGATTTTTCTGTGGTTAGTATATCATTGAAATGCCTATTTGGCATAACGAGAGTATGGCCAGGTGCGCTTGGATATTTATCCAATATTGCGGAAACGTCCTTGTCCCTATACACAAAGTAACCTTCTTCGTTACCTGATATAATGTTACAGAACAAACACATGGTTTATATGAATAAAAATAAACGATTTAAACTTTGATTCCACGCGTTATATCTCGAACATGTATTTTCTGTACGACCCCTTATCCATTAACAGCTCCAACGTATGAGTACCCTTAGTATATAGGCCTTTCACATTCAGCACCATTTTCCTTTCCTTCTCTCCGTGAATCTCCTCTTCATAGTCTAGCACAGGCTGCCTATCTATATACAAAGCGATTAGCTTTGAGCCAATCATGCTTGGTTCAATTGGAATGAGAAGCTTCATTATAGATGAGATTAGGAGAGAAGATAAATAAAGCGATAACCCCCGTGATATTGATGCAGTATTACATACTAGCGCTAATCTTTGTACTCTCTTTCATATCTAACGCGACGCCGTTCTTCGGTGCACCTTACACTGTAATTGCCTCAACTCTCTTAATCCAGGAGGGAGTAAATCCATATAACTTCCTCGAGGTAGTGATAGTTTCTGGGATCGGATCTGCCATAGCGAAAAGCGTTATGTATATGATAGGTTACGGGTTGGGGTCTACGCTAAAGAATAACAAAAACGTCAAGTTCTTCCATCAATCTATCAAAGGGAGATCGTTTTATCTAGTTTTATTCCTAACGGCAATCTTACCGTTCTTTCCTTTTGACGACTTCGTGTTCCTAGTTGGAGGAGCCGGTAAAGCCTCTATAATTAAGATGCTCGAGATTACAATTTTTTCAAAGATACTTAAGAGTTCGATGGAGATAGGTATAGAGGTAACTGGCCTTATCCAGATAAGCAGGTTAACTGACATCCCGTCTGTAGAACTGGGTATAATTTCGTCCATATTGTTCGCCATTTTAGGTTTTCTTTTATTTAAGATAGATTGGGAAAAAATGTACAAAAGGGTAGAAAGGTACTTTAACGTGTCAGATAGGAATAGCACATGAAAATATTCTCAGGTAAGAAGTTTGAGGTGCACGTAGAGAAGGTCTCCTTACCTAACGGAAAAGAGAGGCAGCTAGAGTACGTTAAACATAGAGGATCGGTCGTCCTCGTACCTTTGCTTGAGGACAAGGTAATCATGATCAAACAATATAGACCGGTGATAGGGAAATGGATATATGAGTTCCCTGCTGGAACAATAGATGAGGGAGAGGATCCAGAAACCACAGCCAAGAGGGAGTTGATAGAGGAGACGGGTTATGAGGCGGGTTCCCTTACTAAACTGCTGTCTTTCTACCCCTCACCAGGCATAACTAATGAGGTTATGCACCTTTACCTAGCGTCTGACCTAAAGTACGTTGGGGCAAGACCTGAGGAGTACGAAGTGATTAAGGTTGAGCCCATGGAATTCAAGGATCTGGAAAACCTGGTTATCAACGGTTCAATAGAGGACGGTAAGACCATCATTGGCGTACTCTACGTTAAGTATAAAGGTGTTCTAAATCTATGAGCTCTCCAGTTATAAGAGGCTCTTCCTTAACTATCCATTTCCTAGCCCTCACTTGTCTAAGCGCTTCGACTACTTCCACCCAATCAGAGAGAGAGTCCATCTCGTACAGGACTACGAACTCGTAATCAGCTAAACCAAACGAGTAAGTAGTGTAGGACTTTATTCCCTTGTTTGCCGCGTGCTCCTTCGCTACCTTAATGTGTTCTCTCATAACGTCCTCCCTTTCCTGAAAAGGAAGGAGATACCACTCAACATCTTTCTTCATCGGGTAGGCTACAAAATACCTTAGAGGAGGTGACTTCAACGTTT is part of the Metallosphaera cuprina Ar-4 genome and harbors:
- a CDS encoding sugar nucleotide-binding protein; translated protein: MKILVTDEGEVAREIAAEIEAEVVVGDSPYRVSQERPDIVIHTYETPYYEANVDKARAWNVNTWLAINIARAAHRVGAKNVYLSSSMIFNGRRGFYKETSTPDPLNYYGITKLAGETGIASLGNYLILRVGLLFSLSFKGLLSGLLKNLILRGKVICNKNFYFSAISTKELGKVISQLLLKEATGVINVGNRINQCEAFKEIASYFPGQVIERDGEHFDLSLDDWLIRSFGIKLSFKRDIKELLIVPQKNGQTLNRSLSSLLNL
- the cobT gene encoding nicotinate mononucleotide-dependent phosphoribosyltransferase CobT, which translates into the protein MLVNLLGNLSERISTKSPSFLLVIGTTDVSLIPGVTIAGATPELTMVTPAADAEYLITGTCKTIKGVPVTPDGIPTPAVLTRASLSFLRVDKLIVNAGARVKPLISFVDLHGEPGRDIRKGGVRKEVGERIIQNAILLAESLSSHDLLMIGESIPAGTTTAAAVLTGLGFDGVQIVSSASPNNPKDLKRTIVNEALARAPSDVRERIFWLSDPVLLAVAGLAIGFKGQVVLAGGTQMTAVAAIIRELAPERLRDVGIMTTRWIVKDSSANILKVSKELDINLSYSDIDLGRSKYNGLRVYERGIVKEGVGAGGALGLAMNSGIGEDQLLQKIERFYSYLINS
- a CDS encoding aminotransferase class V-fold PLP-dependent enzyme, which codes for MLLIDFSEFREEIPAVKEFVYLNHAAVSPTPIFALMESFRYIYGISSKGSLHANVIENDDLLSLRETVSKFINSSPNEISFVPNTSYGINMIVHGLRLNRGDLILTNNLEFPATVYPLYKLTQRGIKVKMIKSGPAELESSIYNEITDDVKLVVISHVSFNTGVKLNVKRIAEKAKRVGSLVLVDSIQSAGAMKIDVKEMNVDFLVSGGYKWLMSPQGSGFMFVREGLIEDPPFYGWKTSSSFMDFDPERFSLEKGPRRFEIGTVDVSSNLALCKVIERLTPLREDVERRILELSAHAIDEAEDKGLEVVTPKEARAGIVVVKVNEPKKIAEKLLARKIVVSPRGAGIRLSSHFYNTEEEISKAISGIREALT
- a CDS encoding HAD family hydrolase, which produces MRTVFVDMGDTLVKFVPRMHESVANAMREQGIEVTEKEVFRALMKHMGKSNFPHPDHDGLSKLDFADIFYEMGRPVDLEVIKNLSSRNYLSDRFELYDDAIPFLKELKSNNVKVILVTNTTRKVHTILKTLGLYQYLDSVIASCDVGVMKPNPKIFYHAMKEAGDTGVHIGDVYEIDYVGAKRAYLEPILLDRFGFYEEIKENKVSDLYQALDLLKEKLKF
- a CDS encoding phosphoglycolate phosphatase, which translates into the protein MRALWIVASDFDRTLSHERDSFKLRDDLSIKINQFSNFFKFFVVTGREERFIKVLAPNLRPTGWVLENGALIIIGERKIINAPEGWFDLREDISRQLNRIGVKHSLGEVIIYVNSWKEARDFGRNVRVEMNRGDAMILPEGVDKGRGLIKAIKESKSEGKIIAVGDAENDEALFRVADIKVAVRNALSSVKEQADFITEKEDGEGVAELLDLILSGNFSKRVNIN
- a CDS encoding TIM barrel protein, with product MVNIYLGPAGIPISLRGKGSKEAIEFISKIKLNAMEIEFVRGVKMSLKTSRELGEAAREYGVRLSVHAPYYINLCSPERDKVEASKRRIYESVERAHEMGADAIAIHAGYYGRFSEEQCYSMIKDSLIEIIDKMKENGIDGVKLGVETMAKETAFGTIDEVIRISKEVEGVIPYIDWSHTFARQGGKIDYDEILSRLEKELRLTHINSHFQSLKFSKGRFIDVHETVDKNAPPFRPLAETLLKRDISITLICESPKMEEDALVMKSILESLGYKLE
- a CDS encoding METTL5 family protein, whose protein sequence is MESVPPHPKPKWELEQYLTPSYIASTIVWTAYVRGEIENKRVADLGCGTGRFCLGISALGGHCTCVDIDRDSLEVAKSTLRTIDAEAEFVEADCNSFNGRFDTAIQNPPFGNAVRGIDLNFLRKALEIANTVYSIHRSNPKSREIIIREANSKGFKVETIELAFPLLAYYPWHREKVHKILVDIYSFRKVS